A portion of the Edaphobacter lichenicola genome contains these proteins:
- a CDS encoding DUF1800 domain-containing protein, whose product MRSLRFFIRDLRRMHFRNLFLLMTLAAGLLVISGGCAAGGAGSSGSSTGSTGSTGSTGSTGSTGSTGSTGSTGSTGSTGFTGSGSTGSGGSTGSGGSTGSGGSTGSTGSGGSSTGSSVSVTGAGQVLVGGTAQFTATVSGSSSNAVSWQVNGVNGGSATVGVISAAGLYTAPNSLPSPNTVTIAAVSAAVSTPGTMTATILNPVPNVTSATATQSGNSTTYTLTVSGSSFVNGAQIEVGGTAVTTTFVSATQLTAKVTVAAGTTSLTIDVLNPTSGGTPSAPEYAAIGAAQTTLPAAARLLDQATFGPTLTDIEHVEQIGVDAYITEQFNTSPTLLATIPVVPAAICANGNYWTCEQSEWWHTMLTAPDQLRQRVAFALSEIFVVSTDALDGRAVVLYQNMLAKDALTNFSTIMKDVTLSPAMAIYLNMANSNKPPAGQIANENYAREMMQLFSTGIDVLNQDGSLQLDGSGNPIPVYTEAQVEAFARAYTGWTYATSSGGVPSAFPNYTTNFSYPMVAVESGHDTTAKTLLNGTVLPAGQTAEQDLTGALANLFAHPNVGPFICRQLIQHLVTGNPSPAYVARISAVFANNGNNVRGDMQAVVRAILEDTEARAGDTNPAFDGGHLREPMLYTTNVLRGLGFTSTSPTGDNSMLSTYTTAIGEVPYASSSVFNFFPPNYIIPDTTTNSPEFSLENTGSAILRLTFADSVVFNNISYFKGDLSATSALGITASKTGNAATDSANLVDSLGIIFMHGQMPTQMRTAIVNHVAGITNISERVRVATYLVITSSQYKIEN is encoded by the coding sequence GTCCACGGGATCAACGGGTTCGACCGGGTCTACAGGATCGACAGGATCGACAGGGTCCACGGGCTCCACTGGTTCTACGGGCTTTACTGGATCAGGCTCCACAGGTTCTGGTGGTTCTACAGGATCTGGTGGTTCTACAGGATCTGGTGGTTCTACGGGCTCTACAGGCTCTGGCGGATCATCGACTGGGTCGAGCGTCTCTGTCACGGGTGCCGGACAGGTTCTCGTTGGTGGGACAGCTCAGTTTACGGCCACGGTGAGCGGAAGCAGCAGCAACGCGGTCAGCTGGCAGGTCAATGGCGTCAACGGTGGTTCGGCTACTGTCGGAGTGATCTCTGCTGCTGGTCTTTACACCGCGCCGAATAGTTTGCCATCACCAAACACCGTGACGATTGCTGCCGTCAGCGCTGCCGTTTCTACGCCGGGCACGATGACCGCGACGATTCTGAATCCAGTTCCAAATGTGACGAGCGCGACCGCAACGCAAAGCGGCAACTCGACGACGTACACCCTTACGGTGAGCGGCTCCAGCTTTGTGAATGGAGCGCAGATCGAGGTTGGAGGCACTGCGGTTACTACGACTTTTGTGTCAGCGACTCAGCTGACTGCCAAGGTGACGGTCGCCGCGGGAACGACCTCACTTACGATTGATGTTTTGAATCCTACGTCTGGCGGGACACCTTCAGCGCCGGAGTATGCTGCGATTGGCGCTGCGCAGACAACTCTTCCCGCTGCTGCCCGACTGCTCGACCAGGCAACGTTCGGTCCTACGCTGACGGATATCGAACATGTTGAGCAGATAGGAGTTGACGCTTACATTACTGAACAATTCAATACATCGCCGACGCTGTTAGCCACCATTCCTGTTGTACCTGCTGCTATCTGCGCGAATGGAAACTACTGGACCTGCGAGCAGTCGGAGTGGTGGCATACGATGCTCACCGCACCTGATCAGCTTCGACAGCGAGTTGCGTTTGCGTTGTCGGAGATCTTTGTCGTATCAACGGACGCTTTGGATGGCCGCGCTGTCGTGCTGTACCAGAACATGCTGGCGAAAGATGCTCTCACAAACTTTTCGACCATCATGAAAGATGTCACGCTGTCTCCGGCGATGGCGATCTACCTGAATATGGCGAACAGTAACAAGCCGCCTGCGGGGCAGATCGCGAACGAGAACTATGCCCGCGAGATGATGCAACTGTTCAGCACGGGTATCGATGTATTGAATCAGGATGGGAGCCTGCAGCTGGATGGAAGCGGCAATCCGATTCCGGTTTACACCGAAGCTCAGGTAGAGGCCTTTGCTCGCGCGTATACCGGCTGGACCTACGCTACGTCTTCGGGTGGTGTGCCTAGTGCCTTTCCGAACTACACAACTAATTTCTCTTATCCGATGGTTGCGGTTGAGAGTGGTCACGACACCACGGCAAAGACTCTGTTGAACGGCACTGTTCTTCCTGCGGGTCAGACTGCGGAGCAGGATCTTACGGGCGCGCTGGCAAACCTGTTTGCGCACCCGAACGTTGGTCCCTTCATTTGCCGGCAACTGATTCAGCACCTTGTGACAGGCAATCCGAGCCCTGCGTATGTCGCGCGAATCTCCGCGGTATTTGCGAACAATGGCAATAATGTTCGCGGAGATATGCAGGCTGTGGTGCGTGCGATTCTTGAAGACACAGAGGCACGTGCGGGCGATACGAACCCTGCCTTCGATGGCGGCCACCTGCGTGAGCCGATGCTGTATACGACGAACGTGCTGCGCGGGCTCGGCTTTACGTCGACCTCGCCGACTGGTGACAACAGCATGTTGAGCACGTACACGACTGCGATCGGAGAGGTGCCGTATGCCTCCAGCAGCGTGTTCAACTTCTTTCCGCCGAACTACATCATTCCGGACACAACGACAAATTCTCCTGAGTTCAGCCTGGAGAATACGGGAAGTGCCATTCTGCGTCTGACGTTTGCGGACAGTGTTGTCTTCAACAATATCTCCTATTTCAAAGGAGATCTGAGCGCGACCAGCGCGCTTGGGATCACGGCTTCGAAGACTGGCAATGCTGCAACCGATTCCGCCAATCTGGTTGATTCGCTTGGCATCATTTTTATGCATGGCCAGATGCCGACGCAGATGCGTACCGCAATCGTGAACCATGTGGCGGGGATCACGAATATCTCCGAGCGCGTTCGCGTGGCGACCTACCTGGTCATCACGTCCTCGCAGTACAAGATCGAAAACTAG